A single genomic interval of Pelagicoccus sp. SDUM812003 harbors:
- a CDS encoding phosphoribosyltransferase family protein translates to MEKLFLTAEGLLEDSWKLAAKVLASGFQPTFMIAIWRGGAPIGIAVQEYLSYHGIETDNIAIRTSSYSSGIDEQSREVQVYGLNYLIEKVQYEDSLLIVDDVFDSGKSVEAIINDLKAGARLNMPHDVRVAVPYYKPERNKTDLVPDYYIHETSAWLKYPHSLEGLTTEEIRKERPELYEILKNHLPQP, encoded by the coding sequence ATGGAGAAGCTTTTTCTAACCGCTGAGGGTCTCTTGGAAGATTCGTGGAAGCTCGCCGCGAAGGTGCTAGCAAGCGGCTTTCAGCCCACCTTCATGATCGCCATCTGGCGGGGCGGAGCTCCAATCGGTATCGCGGTGCAGGAGTACCTGAGCTACCACGGCATCGAAACGGACAATATCGCCATTCGCACATCCTCCTACTCGTCGGGCATCGACGAGCAGAGCCGCGAGGTGCAGGTCTATGGACTGAACTACCTGATCGAGAAGGTGCAGTACGAAGACAGCTTGCTGATCGTGGACGATGTTTTCGACAGCGGGAAATCCGTGGAGGCCATCATCAACGACTTGAAGGCCGGAGCCCGCCTGAACATGCCACACGACGTTCGCGTGGCGGTGCCGTATTATAAGCCTGAACGCAACAAGACCGATCTTGTACCCGATTATTACATACACGAGACCAGCGCTTGGTTGAAATACCCGCACTCCTTGGAAGGGCTCACGACAGAGGAAATCAGAAAAGAACGTCCAGAGCTGTACGAGATTTTGAAGAATCACCTTCCCCAGCCCTGA
- a CDS encoding phosphoribosyltransferase family protein has translation MKKRFLDEATIIEDSFRLGVQIFESGFRPTFIVGLWRGGSSVGIYVQECLQALGVETDHFSVRTSYQGLPGYQDMIDAPENIRVHGARYLYENLNAHDRLLIVDDVCSSGHSIRAVQMRLQKKLKRNYPAETQTAVLWHRPHFKRADVQPNYFLHTTDEWLVFPYELKGLSPDEIKQHKPAAAV, from the coding sequence ATGAAAAAGCGTTTTCTAGACGAGGCAACCATCATTGAAGACTCCTTTCGCCTCGGCGTTCAGATCTTCGAAAGCGGCTTTCGTCCTACTTTTATCGTTGGCCTATGGCGCGGTGGCAGTTCGGTGGGGATCTACGTGCAGGAGTGCTTGCAAGCGCTCGGTGTGGAAACTGATCACTTTTCGGTGAGGACCTCCTACCAGGGGCTGCCCGGCTACCAAGACATGATCGACGCGCCGGAGAACATCCGCGTGCATGGGGCTCGATACCTCTATGAAAACCTCAACGCCCACGATCGTTTGCTGATCGTCGACGATGTCTGCAGCTCCGGCCACAGCATCCGGGCCGTGCAGATGCGCCTTCAGAAGAAGCTCAAGCGGAACTATCCTGCCGAGACCCAAACCGCAGTTCTCTGGCACCGCCCTCATTTCAAGCGAGCGGACGTGCAGCCCAACTATTTTCTGCACACCACCGACGAATGGCTGGTCTTCCCCTACGAACTTAAAGGTCTAAGCCCCGACGAAATCAAGCAGCACAAGCCCGCCGCTGCGGTGTAG
- a CDS encoding CopD family protein produces the protein MNTYGTVVVLHLLGACVWVGWHLALAFSLLPQALRVQDNFLWHRIESVYRTVGIPALVVQTMTGFLLAYGHLPRVGSWFDFDNPMGRLIGMKILLLALTFGLGIDLRFRLLPRIETTGLGILRWHVALITVLSVLLAFVGASFRIGWLY, from the coding sequence ATGAACACCTATGGTACAGTTGTGGTTCTGCATTTGCTTGGGGCATGCGTCTGGGTTGGCTGGCATTTAGCGCTCGCGTTTTCGCTTTTGCCGCAGGCCTTACGGGTACAGGACAATTTCCTTTGGCACCGAATCGAATCGGTGTACCGGACCGTCGGCATACCGGCTCTGGTCGTCCAGACGATGACGGGATTTCTACTGGCTTATGGACATTTGCCGAGGGTGGGCAGCTGGTTTGATTTCGACAATCCGATGGGGCGTTTGATCGGCATGAAAATCCTCCTGCTCGCCCTAACGTTCGGGCTGGGGATCGATCTGCGATTTCGACTCCTGCCGAGGATCGAAACCACCGGCCTGGGCATCTTGAGATGGCATGTCGCCCTAATCACCGTTCTTTCGGTTTTGCTCGCCTTCGTAGGAGCATCGTTTCGAATCGGATGGCTGTACTAG
- a CDS encoding TonB-dependent receptor gives MTVSNPTILRLSAFSAGFALSLSPLLADGSLSGRVVDADTGVYLDGVLVTHLATGQTAITRRGGEYVFSSLPEGPQQFQFRYLGFEDGVETISIQNGLNERDLQMSGDFVELEGVTVKGSVIGQARALNFQKSSDALVNAVSADAIGQFPDQNAAEALSRLPGVSVERDQGEGRFVVIRGIDPNLNSVSVDGVKLASPSTGDRATLLDTIPSDNLQQLEVFKTALPSHPGDSVGGYINIKTPSAYDQEGITARMSLQGNYSDLIGDWKGKLSGAYGNTFNEGTIGFLFSASMEERKFGSDNNESDPWVEEDGEDGSSGFVSEAVELREYDLLRTRKGLTSNLEFKPSNDAYYFLRASWNRYKDTETRNAGVIEPDGFTEITNDSFVGLDSELVREFKDRTEKMGIEAYSLGGENQFGETKVDYTLAYSKAEEDTPYDFEAIYEFEDGVDIRFSDTTRNVLGLSQIGGNGIYDPNGYAFDEIVVSNQLVEEEDLSANVNVTHFISDSALREIKWGVLAREKEKTSDLDEFENDENPEIVDTLDAFTLASPRDPFGFGLPLIDHSISTFYQDNLAAFAMELAEDASALEDFTSNEDVLAAYLQAKFQLSDWEFIAGARLEDTDFTTTGFAYNDDTEEIYPTSGGNSYSNFLPGIHARKELDENTVLRLSWNNTIARPSFEQTIPFAEIEGDEVEIGNPMLDPLESMNFDISVERYLPSLGILSAAVFHKEVDNFIYEQTLFQPYADIEDAEVTTFRNGEDGSITGLELAFQRRFSFLPAPFDGLGTYINLTFVDGEATVAPAEEGDPTRELPFIKQSEMVGNIALTYEKERIFLRLAASWRDEYLDEIGAEPIEDRYMQDHMQLDLTTSYQITPQLSVFANWLNITDEPLHAAWGETGRLSQLEEYGWSANTGIRWSY, from the coding sequence ATGACAGTATCCAATCCTACAATACTAAGACTTTCAGCGTTTTCTGCGGGTTTCGCCCTATCGCTTTCCCCCCTTCTAGCAGATGGTTCACTTTCAGGTCGAGTAGTTGACGCGGACACTGGCGTCTATCTGGATGGCGTGCTCGTCACCCACCTCGCTACTGGCCAGACCGCGATCACACGTCGCGGTGGCGAATACGTTTTCAGCTCGCTACCGGAAGGCCCTCAGCAATTTCAGTTTCGCTACCTAGGGTTCGAAGATGGTGTAGAGACAATATCGATACAAAATGGCCTGAACGAGCGCGATCTGCAAATGAGCGGCGACTTCGTGGAGCTCGAGGGCGTGACCGTGAAAGGTTCCGTTATCGGACAAGCTCGCGCCTTGAATTTCCAGAAAAGCAGCGATGCTCTGGTAAATGCCGTATCCGCGGACGCCATCGGCCAGTTTCCTGATCAGAACGCGGCGGAGGCCCTTTCCCGCTTGCCGGGCGTTTCGGTCGAGCGCGACCAAGGTGAGGGTCGCTTTGTAGTCATTCGCGGCATCGACCCGAACCTAAATTCCGTTTCTGTAGATGGAGTGAAGCTGGCATCGCCTAGTACCGGCGACCGAGCCACCTTGCTCGACACCATTCCGTCCGACAATCTCCAGCAACTCGAGGTCTTCAAGACGGCGCTTCCAAGCCACCCGGGCGATTCCGTTGGAGGGTACATCAACATAAAAACTCCCAGCGCCTACGATCAGGAAGGCATCACCGCGCGCATGTCCCTACAGGGCAACTACAGCGACTTGATCGGCGACTGGAAAGGCAAGCTAAGCGGAGCGTATGGCAACACCTTCAACGAAGGCACGATTGGTTTCCTCTTCAGCGCCTCGATGGAGGAACGCAAGTTTGGGTCCGATAACAACGAGTCCGACCCATGGGTTGAAGAAGACGGGGAAGACGGTTCTAGCGGCTTCGTTTCGGAAGCGGTTGAACTTCGCGAATACGACCTGCTGCGAACGCGCAAAGGACTGACTTCCAACCTAGAGTTCAAGCCTAGCAACGACGCCTACTACTTCCTGAGAGCGAGCTGGAACCGCTACAAGGACACCGAGACGCGAAACGCTGGAGTGATCGAACCCGACGGATTCACCGAGATCACGAACGATTCTTTCGTCGGTCTAGATAGCGAGCTAGTGCGCGAGTTCAAAGACCGCACGGAAAAGATGGGTATCGAAGCCTATTCGCTTGGCGGAGAGAATCAATTTGGCGAAACCAAAGTCGACTACACACTCGCCTACTCGAAAGCAGAGGAAGATACGCCTTACGATTTCGAAGCGATCTACGAGTTCGAAGACGGTGTCGATATTCGCTTTTCCGATACGACACGAAACGTTCTTGGACTTAGCCAAATTGGTGGCAACGGGATCTACGACCCGAATGGTTACGCGTTCGACGAAATCGTCGTTTCCAACCAGTTGGTGGAAGAAGAGGACCTGTCAGCGAACGTCAACGTTACCCATTTCATTTCCGATTCCGCCCTCCGGGAAATCAAATGGGGTGTTCTGGCGCGTGAAAAGGAAAAGACCAGCGATCTGGATGAATTCGAAAACGACGAAAATCCTGAGATCGTGGATACGCTTGATGCCTTCACGCTCGCTTCGCCGCGCGACCCTTTCGGTTTCGGTCTCCCTCTTATCGATCACTCCATCTCCACCTTTTATCAGGACAATCTAGCCGCATTCGCGATGGAGCTCGCAGAGGATGCTTCCGCCTTGGAAGACTTCACTTCCAACGAAGACGTATTGGCAGCCTACCTACAAGCGAAGTTCCAGTTATCTGATTGGGAATTTATAGCCGGAGCGCGTCTTGAAGACACCGACTTCACCACAACTGGCTTCGCCTACAACGACGATACAGAGGAAATCTACCCCACGTCCGGTGGCAATAGCTACTCGAACTTCTTGCCAGGCATCCATGCTCGAAAGGAACTCGACGAAAATACGGTGCTACGCCTGTCATGGAACAACACCATCGCTCGCCCAAGCTTCGAGCAAACCATCCCCTTCGCCGAGATAGAAGGCGACGAGGTAGAAATCGGAAATCCGATGCTGGACCCTCTGGAATCGATGAACTTCGACATCTCGGTAGAGCGGTACTTGCCTTCGCTTGGCATCCTTTCAGCGGCTGTGTTCCACAAGGAGGTTGATAACTTCATCTACGAGCAAACTCTCTTTCAGCCCTACGCCGATATCGAAGACGCCGAAGTGACCACTTTCCGCAACGGAGAAGATGGCTCCATCACCGGTCTCGAACTAGCCTTTCAGCGTCGATTCTCCTTTCTGCCAGCTCCCTTCGACGGTCTCGGCACCTACATCAACCTGACTTTCGTGGATGGTGAGGCGACTGTCGCTCCAGCAGAAGAAGGCGACCCCACGCGCGAGCTGCCATTCATCAAGCAATCGGAAATGGTCGGCAACATCGCTCTCACCTACGAAAAGGAACGAATCTTTTTGAGACTCGCAGCGTCATGGAGGGATGAATACCTTGATGAAATTGGAGCGGAACCGATCGAAGATCGCTATATGCAGGACCACATGCAGTTGGACCTCACTACGAGCTATCAAATCACCCCCCAGCTTTCCGTCTTCGCAAACTGGCTAAACATCACCGACGAACCGCTCCACGCGGCATGGGGCGAAACGGGTCGGCTATCTCAGCTCGAAGAATACGGATGGAGCGCCAATACCGGCATACGCTGGTCCTACTAA
- a CDS encoding AI-2E family transporter, whose product MAESDSNSPARGKLTSNQWRLLGAAVAVLSVTVIAFFILGIFTLLRDFIATFSDVLWPLAVAGILAMIFRPFVVFLQRRAKFSRTWAIVTLFLVAALLLAGALLIVVPTLVDQTVRFIEYLPDLFQSLRTALAENYPKVVEFANEKIGQENLQRIQTFLTDSVSVILSKSETAIANLGGFVSRIIAIGTGLAIIPVYLFFMLESRRNLIRDLKKQLSFIRDDWRDDILFLTEEFVGSVVSFFRGQIIIAFIMGVLLALGFMLIDLNFAIILGLAIGFLNIIPYLGSIIGLGIALPLAYFQKDGGGIELLLFAIGVFVAVQMIEGYLLTPRIMGKTTGLHPMVIIIAIFFWGTALNGVLGMILAIPLTAFFVVAWRLAKRKYLDHLRNSRTSDASE is encoded by the coding sequence ATGGCCGAATCCGATTCTAACTCTCCCGCCCGGGGCAAACTCACTTCCAATCAATGGCGCCTCCTCGGCGCTGCGGTCGCGGTTCTTAGTGTCACCGTCATCGCCTTCTTCATCCTCGGCATTTTCACGCTGCTGCGGGACTTCATCGCGACCTTTTCCGATGTCCTATGGCCCCTTGCAGTGGCAGGCATCCTCGCCATGATCTTCCGTCCCTTCGTAGTCTTTTTGCAACGACGGGCCAAGTTCAGCCGCACCTGGGCCATCGTGACCCTTTTCCTTGTCGCGGCGCTATTGCTGGCCGGAGCTTTACTGATCGTCGTTCCGACTCTGGTGGACCAAACGGTTCGATTCATCGAGTACCTACCGGATCTATTCCAAAGTCTCCGCACCGCTCTCGCTGAAAACTATCCGAAGGTCGTTGAATTCGCGAACGAGAAGATTGGTCAAGAAAACCTACAACGTATCCAAACGTTTCTCACAGATTCTGTTTCCGTGATTCTGAGCAAATCAGAAACGGCTATCGCAAACCTTGGGGGCTTCGTATCGCGCATCATCGCGATCGGTACGGGACTGGCAATCATCCCTGTCTACCTCTTTTTCATGTTGGAAAGCCGACGCAACCTGATTCGCGATCTCAAGAAACAGCTCTCCTTCATCCGTGACGACTGGAGGGACGACATTCTCTTCCTCACCGAGGAGTTCGTCGGAAGCGTTGTATCCTTTTTCCGAGGACAGATCATTATCGCGTTCATCATGGGCGTCTTGCTCGCCCTCGGCTTTATGCTGATCGACCTCAACTTCGCCATCATCCTCGGCCTCGCCATTGGTTTCCTGAATATCATCCCCTACCTAGGAAGCATCATCGGCTTGGGCATCGCTCTCCCGCTGGCCTACTTTCAGAAAGACGGGGGAGGAATCGAGCTATTGCTCTTCGCGATTGGTGTCTTCGTCGCTGTGCAGATGATCGAGGGCTACCTGCTAACTCCGCGTATCATGGGAAAGACTACCGGCCTGCACCCGATGGTCATTATCATCGCCATCTTTTTCTGGGGCACGGCGCTCAACGGCGTCCTTGGCATGATACTAGCCATTCCCTTGACAGCATTCTTCGTTGTCGCTTGGCGACTGGCCAAACGCAAATACCTCGACCATCTCCGCAATTCGCGGACGTCCGATGCGTCTGAATAG
- a CDS encoding NirD/YgiW/YdeI family stress tolerance protein, whose protein sequence is MIPKTKRHLSIAAASIAALMLQPIASSAPKVETKPDNSWISVSGSVTKAYVDSFRLDYGEGVIEVEMDDGDYDMDGLKIYEGDQVTVTGKIDDDMFEKRTIEASSVYVEDLNTYFYASARDEEDYPYIAMTNAADPYQTIVQGTVSSKSDEEFTIDTGSRLITVETDEMGYNPLDDEGLQRIEVGDRVSVYGDTDYDLFEGREIVADSIVTLNDGSS, encoded by the coding sequence ATGATACCGAAGACAAAGAGACACCTAAGCATCGCAGCCGCCAGCATCGCAGCCTTGATGCTGCAGCCAATCGCGTCTTCAGCTCCCAAGGTAGAGACCAAGCCTGATAACTCATGGATCTCCGTGAGCGGCTCAGTTACCAAGGCGTACGTCGACTCCTTCCGACTCGACTACGGCGAGGGCGTTATCGAAGTGGAAATGGACGACGGCGACTACGACATGGATGGCCTCAAGATTTACGAGGGCGACCAAGTGACCGTGACGGGCAAGATCGACGACGACATGTTCGAAAAGCGAACCATCGAAGCGAGCAGCGTGTACGTCGAAGACCTCAACACCTACTTCTACGCGAGCGCCAGAGACGAAGAGGACTACCCATACATCGCGATGACCAATGCGGCAGATCCCTACCAGACGATCGTACAAGGCACTGTCAGTTCGAAGAGCGACGAGGAGTTCACGATCGACACCGGCAGTCGACTGATAACTGTGGAAACCGATGAAATGGGCTACAATCCTCTGGATGACGAAGGGCTGCAGCGCATCGAAGTAGGAGACCGCGTGAGCGTCTACGGCGACACGGACTACGACTTGTTCGAAGGTCGGGAGATCGTGGCGGACAGCATCGTCACCCTCAATGATGGCAGCTCCTAA
- a CDS encoding pyroglutamyl-peptidase I: MSGVLITAFEAFGGRAGNVSLETLKRLQAEDWGEVELHPRVLPVVRGEAPSMVESFVRELQPTVVIMLGEAAGRSSITPERIAVNLDDFEIRDNRGNQPRNETIVKDGPPHYSSTLPLDAMVHRLQQLGLPAEISDSAGRFVCNHVFYRVAHYIAQSGGSVSCGFIHLPRCLEQSEQRFSTEDLAEGVKVCIKACLGE; this comes from the coding sequence ATGAGTGGCGTTCTAATCACGGCGTTTGAAGCGTTCGGCGGGCGCGCAGGCAATGTTTCCCTTGAAACGCTTAAGCGATTGCAAGCTGAGGATTGGGGCGAGGTCGAGTTGCATCCACGGGTTCTTCCCGTTGTTCGTGGTGAAGCTCCCTCGATGGTGGAGAGCTTTGTTCGCGAGCTGCAGCCCACCGTGGTCATCATGCTCGGCGAAGCTGCGGGAAGGTCTTCCATCACGCCCGAACGAATCGCCGTCAATTTGGATGACTTTGAAATCCGAGACAATCGAGGAAATCAGCCTCGTAACGAGACCATTGTGAAAGATGGTCCCCCTCATTACTCATCGACACTTCCCTTGGATGCGATGGTTCATCGTCTGCAGCAGCTCGGCTTACCAGCGGAGATATCGGACTCCGCGGGGCGCTTCGTATGTAACCATGTTTTCTATCGGGTCGCCCATTACATCGCTCAAAGCGGAGGCAGCGTGTCCTGTGGTTTCATCCATCTGCCAAGGTGTCTGGAGCAGTCGGAGCAGAGGTTTTCGACTGAGGACCTGGCGGAAGGAGTCAAGGTCTGCATAAAAGCGTGCTTGGGCGAGTAG
- a CDS encoding YkgJ family cysteine cluster protein: MTKLETLCLSCGLCCDGSLFDNVRLGPNDDAADLKRRGLPVRRSRAKKPVTYFRQPCRALGADCACGVYQNRPRQCRSFECQVFKEVAAGRVEIESALRTVKQARRKAEKVRRLLRDAGERDETLSLTKRFRRVQRRLVSGQVDAATAEVYGDLGLAMHQFDLLAHRTFHTLAEDA, from the coding sequence GTGACGAAGCTGGAAACCCTTTGCCTTTCTTGTGGCCTTTGCTGCGATGGCTCCCTTTTCGACAACGTGCGACTCGGACCGAACGATGACGCCGCTGATTTGAAGCGTCGCGGCCTGCCGGTGAGACGCTCGAGAGCGAAAAAGCCGGTGACCTACTTCCGCCAGCCTTGTCGAGCTCTTGGGGCCGATTGCGCCTGCGGCGTTTACCAAAACCGTCCCCGGCAGTGCCGCAGTTTCGAGTGCCAGGTGTTCAAGGAGGTGGCGGCCGGCCGGGTCGAAATCGAAAGCGCTTTGCGAACCGTGAAGCAGGCCCGACGCAAGGCGGAGAAGGTGCGGCGTTTGTTGCGCGATGCGGGGGAGCGCGATGAGACGCTTTCGCTCACCAAGCGTTTCCGGCGGGTGCAGCGGCGTTTGGTGTCGGGTCAAGTCGATGCCGCGACGGCGGAGGTGTATGGTGACCTCGGTCTCGCCATGCATCAGTTCGATTTGCTCGCTCATAGGACGTTTCACACCTTAGCGGAGGACGCTTAG
- a CDS encoding DUF4410 domain-containing protein, translating to MQRTVRFWVGFLLVLGLMVAGCRSTSDWNPFVDLSSYEVIVIEDFEDRGTGVGSELADQVASELLRLGDYREVLREPTGDNSIVVEGDVQRYVEGNVPARIKYGSAVGQSSMKVEVRISVEPSQQFVGSFTITESTLMTGPDARRTGREDIDWIQREVARQIAERLANQK from the coding sequence ATGCAGAGAACGGTTCGTTTTTGGGTTGGGTTTCTTTTGGTGCTCGGACTGATGGTGGCAGGCTGTCGTTCGACGAGCGATTGGAATCCTTTCGTGGACTTGTCGAGTTACGAGGTGATTGTTATCGAGGATTTCGAAGATCGGGGAACCGGGGTAGGGAGCGAGCTCGCAGATCAAGTCGCTAGCGAACTCCTGCGTCTTGGAGACTATCGCGAGGTGCTTCGTGAACCGACGGGTGACAATTCGATTGTAGTGGAGGGAGACGTACAGCGTTACGTCGAAGGAAACGTTCCTGCTCGCATCAAATACGGGAGCGCTGTCGGGCAGTCTTCCATGAAAGTAGAAGTGCGTATCTCGGTGGAGCCCAGCCAGCAATTCGTGGGAAGTTTCACTATCACCGAGTCGACCCTTATGACGGGACCCGACGCCCGGCGCACCGGACGCGAAGACATCGATTGGATCCAACGCGAAGTCGCCCGCCAGATCGCGGAACGACTCGCAAATCAGAAGTGA
- a CDS encoding nucleotide pyrophosphohydrolase: MPPSELHALTEKIVAFRDARDWKQFHNPKDLAAGLAIEAAELQEIFLWRSKEELQDTVSKKRIQLSEELADVAWFTLLLAHELDIDLNEAIADKLAKNAAKYPVEKSKGSHAKYDEL, from the coding sequence ATGCCTCCCTCCGAGCTACACGCCCTTACAGAAAAGATTGTCGCCTTCCGCGACGCCCGTGACTGGAAACAGTTTCACAATCCCAAGGACCTCGCCGCTGGACTGGCCATCGAAGCAGCCGAGCTACAGGAAATATTCCTCTGGAGATCGAAGGAAGAGCTGCAGGATACGGTTTCCAAAAAACGGATACAGCTCTCCGAAGAGCTAGCTGACGTAGCATGGTTCACATTGTTGCTGGCCCACGAGCTGGATATCGACCTAAACGAAGCCATCGCTGACAAGCTGGCGAAAAACGCGGCCAAGTATCCAGTCGAGAAATCCAAAGGCTCTCACGCCAAGTACGACGAGCTCTAG
- a CDS encoding YHS domain-containing (seleno)protein, whose translation MKLDCGYGAIGFYLAWLFLFAAIPDRALGEDRNVAKDDGLALQGYDPVSYHTEAAPVKGRDDIVVERDGALYRFSSEEHRQAFLEDPERYEPAFGGWCAWAMLDGEKVDVDPESYRIFDGRLLVFYDGFWGATREKWTKKSQKSGEKALYEQASRNWKRVK comes from the coding sequence ATGAAACTGGATTGTGGATACGGCGCTATAGGATTCTACCTCGCATGGCTTTTCTTGTTTGCGGCCATCCCGGATCGAGCTTTGGGGGAGGATCGCAACGTGGCGAAGGATGACGGCTTGGCCCTGCAGGGATACGACCCGGTGTCCTACCATACCGAAGCGGCGCCGGTGAAGGGGAGAGACGATATCGTGGTCGAGCGAGATGGAGCGTTGTATCGGTTTTCCAGTGAAGAGCATCGGCAAGCGTTTCTCGAAGATCCGGAGCGCTATGAACCTGCGTTTGGCGGTTGGTGCGCGTGGGCGATGCTCGACGGCGAAAAAGTCGACGTCGATCCTGAGAGCTATCGCATCTTCGATGGGCGGCTGCTGGTGTTCTACGACGGTTTCTGGGGCGCCACACGCGAGAAGTGGACCAAGAAGAGCCAGAAGTCTGGCGAAAAAGCTCTTTACGAACAAGCGTCGCGGAACTGGAAACGCGTCAAATGA
- a CDS encoding glutathione S-transferase C-terminal domain-containing protein yields the protein MFPNSAIFIRDTTYVSVFPILDQRNRNIARIVTRSMTNKAQFPDEQGEDGSFERQEDAFDNWIENKPDAEFPAVSGRYHLYVSLACPWAHRTIIMRERQGLAPHIGMTIVDPIRDDKGWRFVDDVSRCEPDPVNGFRFLSEAYHATDPKYKGRVTVPVLWDKETKRIVSNNDDAIMRMFNRAFQHLTGERHDHCPPHLLPQIDRLNEVVYQTVNNGVYRAGFASSQEAYEAAVYPLFDTLDMLESRLSRGPYLFGEHLTETDWRLWVTLIRFDAVYHGHFKCNLRRLIEYPNLIAYTKRLFDIPGIAETVDLDHIKRHYYLTHDELNPSGILPAGPQSIWF from the coding sequence ATGTTTCCCAATTCAGCGATCTTCATCCGAGACACCACTTACGTATCCGTTTTCCCTATACTCGACCAGCGCAATAGAAACATCGCCAGAATCGTCACTAGAAGCATGACCAACAAAGCCCAATTCCCCGACGAGCAAGGCGAGGACGGATCCTTCGAGCGACAAGAGGACGCCTTCGACAATTGGATCGAGAATAAGCCTGACGCGGAGTTTCCCGCTGTCTCCGGCCGCTATCACCTTTACGTTTCGCTCGCCTGCCCCTGGGCCCACCGCACCATCATCATGCGCGAGCGGCAAGGGTTGGCGCCTCACATCGGCATGACCATCGTAGATCCCATTCGCGATGACAAGGGCTGGCGCTTCGTGGACGATGTTTCGCGCTGCGAGCCGGATCCGGTCAATGGATTCAGATTCCTCAGCGAGGCTTATCACGCCACCGATCCCAAATACAAAGGCCGTGTGACGGTACCCGTTCTCTGGGACAAGGAAACGAAACGCATCGTCAGCAACAACGACGACGCCATCATGCGCATGTTCAACCGCGCTTTCCAGCACCTGACTGGAGAGCGACACGACCATTGCCCGCCTCACTTGCTTCCCCAAATCGATCGACTCAACGAAGTCGTCTACCAAACGGTCAACAACGGCGTCTACCGAGCAGGATTCGCTTCGAGCCAAGAAGCCTACGAAGCAGCGGTGTATCCACTCTTCGATACGCTTGACATGCTGGAATCTCGCCTCAGCCGGGGACCTTACCTATTCGGAGAACACCTTACGGAAACCGACTGGAGACTTTGGGTGACGCTGATTCGGTTCGACGCCGTGTATCACGGCCATTTCAAGTGCAACCTGCGACGCCTTATCGAATACCCAAATCTCATCGCGTACACCAAGCGACTCTTCGACATTCCGGGCATCGCCGAGACGGTAGACCTCGATCACATCAAACGCCACTACTACCTCACCCACGACGAGCTCAATCCCAGCGGCATCCTTCCCGCGGGACCGCAGTCGATCTGGTTCTAA